The Poecilia reticulata strain Guanapo linkage group LG13, Guppy_female_1.0+MT, whole genome shotgun sequence genome has a segment encoding these proteins:
- the LOC103474321 gene encoding dehydrogenase/reductase SDR family member 13-like, whose product MSVVLLVVGVVIGVAYIYRHIVVKGKRCTSKAKLHGKTVIVTGSNTGIGKTTAIDLAQRGARVILACRCKQRGEAALEEIRRESGSTQVVFMQLDLGNLKSIRSFAESFLKSEPRLDILINNAGVCLQGQTEDGFGLMFGVNHLGHFLLTNLLLDRLKECTPSRIINVSSMAHNFGKIDFDCLNSHKALGLGTSFIRLLQIYCDSKLCNVLFNHELAKRLRGTQVTCYALHPGAISSELGRNTGLFLQIVLKPITTFFFKNTIQGCQTTLHCALQEGIEPLSGRYFSNCTVRDLFAKARDDAAAKKLWEISERLCGLV is encoded by the exons ATGTCTGTTGTGCTCCTGGTTGTTGGCGTCGTTATAGGAGTTGCTTACATTTACCGTCACATTGTGGTGAAGGGCAAGAGATGCACAAGCAAAGCAAAGCTTCATGGGAAAACTGTGATTGTCACTG GCAGCAACACTGGCATAGGGAAGACGACGGCCATAGACCTGGCTCAGAGAGGAGCCCGAGTGATTCTGGCCTGCCGCTGTAAGCAGAGAGGAGAAGCTGCTCTGGAGGAGATCAGAAGG GAGAGTGGAAGTACCCAGGTGGTGTTCATGCAGCTGGATCTGGGAAATCTCAAGTCTATTCGCAGTTTTGCAGAGTCTTTTCTGAAGTCTGAACCTAGACTGGACATTCTGATCAATAATGCAG GTGTCTGCCTGCAGGGTCAGACAGAGGATGGATTTGGATTAATGTTTGGTGTCAACCATCTGGGTCATTTCTTGCTGACCAACCTGTTGTTGGACCGACTGAAGGAGTGCACACCCAGCAGGATAATCAATGTGTCGTCCATGGCGCACAACTTTGGGAAAATAGATTTCGACTGCCTGAACAGTCACAAAGCTCTGGGCTTGGGGACATCCTTCATACGCCTTCTCCAGATCTATTGCGACAGCAAACTGTGCAACGTTCTCTTCAACCATGAGCTAGCCAAGAGGCTGCGAGGAACTCAGGTCACCTGCTACGCTCTCCACCCAG GAGCCATCAGCTCAGAGCTTGGTAGGAACACTGGCTTATTCCTACAAATCGTCCTTAAACCCATCACCACCTTCTTCTTCAAGAACACCATCCAGGGATGCCAGACCACCCTCCACTGTGCTCTGCAGGAGGGCATCGAGCCCCTCAGTGGACGCTACTTCTCCAACTGCACCGTTAGAGATCTGTTTGCTAAAGCCAGGGATGATGCTGCTGCAAAGAAACTGTGGGAGATCAGTGAGCGGCTGTGTGGCCTCGTCTAA